The following proteins are co-located in the Trichormus variabilis 0441 genome:
- the apcB gene encoding allophycocyanin subunit beta: MAQDAITAVINSADVQGKYLDTAALEKLKAYFSTGELRVRAATTISANAAAIVKEAVAKSLLYSDITRPGGNMYTTRRYAACIRDLDYYLRYATYAMLAGDPSILDERVLNGLKETYNSLGVPVGATVQAIQAIKEVTASLVGADAGKEMGIYLDYISSGLS, encoded by the coding sequence ATGGCTCAAGATGCAATCACCGCCGTCATTAACTCTGCTGACGTGCAAGGTAAGTACCTCGATACCGCAGCTTTAGAAAAACTCAAAGCTTACTTCTCCACTGGCGAACTGCGCGTACGTGCAGCTACAACAATCAGCGCTAACGCAGCTGCGATCGTTAAAGAAGCTGTAGCTAAATCTTTGTTGTACTCTGACATCACCCGTCCCGGTGGTAATATGTACACAACCCGTCGTTATGCAGCTTGTATCCGTGACTTGGATTACTACCTGCGTTACGCTACCTACGCTATGCTAGCTGGCGATCCTTCCATCCTAGATGAGCGTGTATTGAACGGTTTGAAAGAAACCTACAACTCCTTGGGTGTACCCGTTGGCGCTACCGTACAAGCTATCCAAGCTATCAAAGAAGTAACCGCTAGCTTAGTTGGTGCTGATGCTGGTAAAGAAATGGGTATCTACCTAGACTATATCTCCTCTGGCTTGAGCTAG
- a CDS encoding phycobilisome rod-core linker polypeptide, giving the protein MSVKASGGSSVARPQLYQTLAVATITQAEQQDRFLGRGELDELASYFASGAKRLEIAQLLTENSEIIVSRAANRIFVGGSPMAFLEKPREPELAMAAVGGGGDVRESMKLGTVTYVETRGGFLENLRSIFNTSPSGPTPPGFRPINIARYGPSNMAKSLRDLSWFLRYATYAIVAGDPNIIVVNTRGLREIIENACSGEATIVALQEIKAASLSYFRKDPEATEIVSQYMDVLITEFKAPTPSNKLRQRPSGDQQGLQLPQIYFSAAERRPKFVMKPGLSATEKNEVVKAAYRQIFERDITRAYSLSISDLESKVKNGDISMKEFVRRLAKSPLYQKQFYQPFINSRVIELAFRHILGRGPSSREEVQKYFSIISNGGLPALVDALVDSAEYGDYFGEETVPYLRGLGQEAQECRNWGPQQDLFNYSAPFRKVPQFITTFAAYDRPLPDQHPYGSGNDPLEIQFGAIFPKETRNPSTSPAPFGKDTRRILIHQGPGINNQVSNPSARGIAPGSLGPKVFKLDQLPGTIGRKAAKGASVKFSESSTQAVIKATYLQVFGRDVYEGQRLKVQEIKLENGEISVREFVRALAKSDLFRKLYWTPFYVCKAIEYIHRRLLGRPTYGRQENNKYFDIASKKGLYAVVDAILDSLEYTETFGEDTVPYERYLTPAGVALRQLRVGTIREDVANVEKQETPRFVELGTVKENRTQPDIDFRINQGVTKQREQTKVFKRVAANNDKTATQTLISAAYRQIFERDIAPYIAQNEFSGWESKLGNGEITVKEFIEGLGYSNLYLKEFYTPYPNTKVIELGTKHFLGRAPIDQAEIRKYNQILATQGIRAFINALVNSQEYNEVFGEDTVPYRRFPTLPAANFPNTQKLYNQLTKQNNDVVIPSFKPVQARIQSDKTPILAKAIADLAAQAKQIDKSKPLFIELGRSYNDGRGQSVEVGVGTTRRKPARIYRLTDGIGQAEKQLVINAIYRQVLDVFSGQVPDYYRRTELDSKLRNGEISVREFVREIASSEIYRKRFYTPYPNTKVIEFLFRHLLGRAPATQGEIRQYNKLLADHGLRAAVEAIVDSPEYSRYFGEDVVPYPRFPSLPAGNYLGSVQAAADLVKQSWSSLSPSTLTGRPGDR; this is encoded by the coding sequence ATGAGTGTTAAGGCGAGTGGAGGAAGCTCGGTTGCGCGCCCGCAACTATATCAAACCCTAGCTGTGGCAACAATCACCCAAGCGGAACAGCAAGACCGCTTTTTAGGCAGGGGTGAACTAGATGAACTAGCAAGCTATTTTGCATCTGGTGCAAAACGTCTAGAAATTGCCCAACTTCTCACAGAAAATTCCGAGATTATTGTTTCTCGTGCTGCTAACCGGATTTTTGTTGGTGGTTCGCCAATGGCTTTCTTGGAAAAGCCGAGAGAACCAGAACTGGCAATGGCTGCTGTTGGTGGTGGTGGAGATGTCAGAGAGAGCATGAAGTTGGGAACTGTCACCTATGTGGAAACCCGTGGTGGATTCCTAGAAAACTTGCGCTCTATCTTTAATACATCTCCCAGTGGTCCAACTCCTCCAGGGTTTAGACCAATCAACATTGCTCGTTACGGCCCAAGCAACATGGCCAAGAGCTTGCGGGACTTGTCCTGGTTCTTGCGCTATGCTACTTATGCGATCGTGGCTGGCGACCCTAACATCATTGTGGTGAACACAAGAGGTTTGCGGGAAATTATCGAAAATGCTTGCTCTGGTGAAGCAACCATTGTTGCTTTGCAGGAAATCAAAGCTGCATCACTTTCTTATTTCCGTAAAGATCCAGAAGCCACAGAGATTGTGTCTCAATACATGGATGTTTTGATCACAGAATTCAAAGCACCCACACCATCTAATAAGCTGCGTCAACGTCCCTCTGGTGACCAACAAGGCTTACAACTACCTCAAATTTACTTCAGTGCGGCTGAAAGAAGACCCAAGTTTGTGATGAAACCGGGGTTATCAGCGACTGAGAAAAATGAAGTAGTAAAAGCAGCTTATAGACAAATCTTTGAGCGCGATATTACTCGTGCTTACAGCTTGTCAATCTCTGACCTAGAATCCAAAGTTAAGAACGGCGACATCTCTATGAAGGAGTTTGTCCGTCGTTTAGCAAAATCTCCTCTTTACCAAAAACAGTTTTACCAACCTTTTATTAACAGCCGCGTTATCGAACTAGCTTTCCGTCACATTTTGGGACGGGGGCCAAGTAGCCGTGAAGAAGTTCAAAAATATTTCTCAATCATTTCTAACGGCGGTCTACCAGCTTTAGTAGATGCTTTGGTTGATTCGGCAGAATATGGGGACTACTTTGGAGAAGAGACAGTACCTTACCTACGTGGTTTAGGTCAAGAAGCTCAAGAATGTCGTAACTGGGGACCACAGCAAGACCTGTTTAACTACAGTGCGCCTTTCCGTAAAGTACCTCAGTTTATTACCACATTTGCGGCGTACGATCGCCCACTACCAGATCAACACCCATACGGTTCTGGTAATGACCCATTAGAAATTCAGTTTGGGGCAATTTTCCCGAAAGAAACCCGCAACCCCAGCACCAGTCCCGCACCTTTTGGTAAGGACACCAGACGGATCTTGATTCACCAAGGCCCTGGAATTAACAACCAAGTTAGTAACCCCAGCGCACGAGGTATAGCTCCTGGTTCTCTTGGGCCTAAAGTGTTCAAGTTAGATCAATTACCTGGAACTATCGGTAGAAAAGCAGCTAAGGGTGCAAGTGTCAAGTTCTCCGAAAGCTCAACCCAAGCAGTAATTAAAGCTACTTACTTGCAAGTTTTCGGTCGGGATGTGTATGAAGGTCAACGGCTGAAAGTCCAAGAAATTAAGCTGGAAAACGGCGAAATTTCTGTAAGAGAGTTTGTCAGAGCTTTGGCTAAATCGGATCTATTCCGTAAGCTTTACTGGACTCCTTTCTATGTTTGTAAGGCGATCGAATATATCCACCGTCGCTTATTAGGTCGTCCTACCTACGGTCGTCAAGAAAACAACAAGTACTTCGATATCGCCTCTAAGAAGGGCTTATATGCTGTAGTTGATGCCATTCTGGACAGCCTAGAGTATACCGAAACCTTCGGCGAAGATACAGTTCCTTACGAACGCTATCTAACTCCGGCTGGTGTAGCACTCAGACAGCTACGTGTTGGTACTATCCGGGAAGATGTGGCGAATGTTGAAAAACAAGAAACACCACGTTTTGTAGAACTGGGTACAGTCAAGGAAAATCGGACTCAACCAGATATCGATTTCCGCATCAACCAAGGTGTTACCAAGCAGCGTGAACAAACCAAGGTGTTCAAGCGGGTAGCGGCTAACAACGATAAAACTGCGACCCAAACCTTGATTAGTGCGGCTTATCGGCAAATTTTTGAGCGTGATATTGCACCATACATTGCTCAGAATGAATTTTCAGGCTGGGAAAGCAAACTGGGTAACGGTGAAATCACTGTAAAAGAATTTATTGAAGGTTTGGGTTACTCTAACCTCTACCTGAAGGAGTTCTACACACCATACCCCAACACCAAAGTAATCGAGTTGGGAACCAAGCACTTCCTCGGTCGCGCACCAATTGACCAAGCAGAAATCCGCAAGTATAACCAAATTTTGGCTACCCAAGGGATTCGGGCTTTTATTAACGCTTTGGTAAATAGCCAGGAGTACAACGAGGTATTTGGTGAAGATACAGTACCTTACAGACGCTTCCCGACCTTACCTGCGGCGAACTTCCCCAATACCCAAAAGCTGTATAACCAACTCACCAAACAAAATAATGATGTGGTTATCCCCAGCTTTAAGCCTGTACAAGCGCGGATACAGTCTGATAAGACACCAATTTTAGCGAAGGCGATCGCAGATTTAGCAGCCCAAGCCAAACAAATCGACAAGAGCAAGCCTCTGTTCATTGAATTGGGTCGCTCCTACAACGACGGTCGCGGACAGTCTGTAGAAGTGGGTGTGGGTACAACTCGTCGTAAACCTGCACGTATTTATCGCCTGACCGATGGTATCGGCCAAGCAGAAAAACAACTGGTAATTAACGCGATTTACCGTCAGGTATTGGATGTATTTAGCGGACAAGTACCAGATTATTACCGCCGCACAGAACTAGATAGCAAACTGCGGAATGGGGAAATTTCTGTACGGGAATTCGTGCGGGAAATAGCTAGTTCCGAAATCTATCGCAAGCGTTTCTACACACCTTATCCCAACACCAAGGTAATTGAATTCTTATTCCGTCACCTGTTGGGACGTGCGCCAGCAACTCAAGGCGAAATTCGTCAATATAACAAGCTGCTAGCTGATCACGGTTTGCGTGCTGCGGTAGAAGCAATTGTGGATAGTCCAGAATACAGCCGCTACTTCGGTGAAGATGTGGTTCCTTACCCACGCTTCCCATCACTACCCGCAGGTAACTACCTCGGTAGCGTCCAAGCAGCAGCTGACTTGGTAAAACAATCTTGGTCTAGCTTATCGCCATCCACCCTTACAGGTAGACCAGGCGATCGCTAA
- a CDS encoding SRPBCC family protein translates to MSQILEQSIQINATASTVERCITDLTLMHRWLNPVLRCEPVGETWSTDIGSKSRFIIQIPLLQPTLNTVVAERQPGLVVWTFQGFFQGSDRWECQPIEQGTQLINRFEFDIPNPLVGWGFNTFAAVWTKQDMQAQLRRLKRVAESQ, encoded by the coding sequence ATGTCCCAAATTCTCGAACAATCAATTCAAATTAACGCCACAGCCAGCACAGTAGAACGCTGTATTACTGATTTAACCCTTATGCACCGTTGGCTAAACCCCGTCCTGCGCTGCGAACCGGTGGGTGAAACGTGGAGTACAGATATTGGTAGTAAAAGCCGCTTTATAATTCAAATTCCCCTACTTCAACCTACTTTAAACACCGTTGTCGCCGAACGCCAACCTGGTTTAGTAGTGTGGACATTTCAGGGATTTTTTCAAGGAAGCGATCGCTGGGAATGTCAACCCATAGAACAAGGAACCCAACTAATTAACCGCTTTGAATTTGACATCCCTAATCCTCTAGTTGGTTGGGGCTTCAACACCTTCGCCGCCGTCTGGACAAAACAAGATATGCAGGCGCAACTCCGCCGCCTCAAACGGGTAGCGGAAAGTCAATAG
- a CDS encoding phycobilisome linker polypeptide yields the protein MSRLFKITALVPSLSRTRTQRELQNTYFTKLVPYENWFREQQRIQKAGGKIIKVELATGKQGTNAGLQ from the coding sequence ATGTCCCGTTTGTTTAAAATTACAGCGCTTGTTCCTAGCCTCAGCAGAACCCGTACCCAACGCGAACTACAAAACACCTACTTTACCAAGTTGGTTCCTTATGAAAATTGGTTCCGCGAACAACAGCGCATTCAAAAAGCAGGGGGCAAAATTATCAAGGTGGAACTCGCAACTGGTAAGCAAGGTACTAATGCTGGGTTGCAATAA
- a CDS encoding SirB1 family protein, with protein MNFSSARQYFYQEIQQSEADIDLARAALYIAKEEYPRLDVEEYLSALDTMAMEVEERLPSSRYPLRVIQGINQYLYDDLGFIGNQKDYYDPRNSFFNEVIDRRVGIPITLALVYLEIAQRIDFPMEGVGLPGHFLIRPAISDMEIFVDAFNRGEVMFAQDCQDKLNQMFKESVNLRPEFLARVSKRQFLARMLTNLKYIYLRQQQLEKSLGVVERILLLFPEATSELRDRGLLYYQLGYYPQATNDLETYLANVPNAEDAVTIKRLLGEMK; from the coding sequence ATGAATTTCTCCTCAGCACGACAATATTTTTATCAAGAGATTCAGCAATCTGAGGCGGATATTGACCTAGCTAGGGCAGCTTTGTATATTGCTAAGGAAGAATATCCTAGACTGGATGTAGAGGAATATCTAAGCGCACTCGATACAATGGCAATGGAAGTTGAGGAACGCTTGCCATCTTCACGGTATCCGTTACGGGTGATTCAAGGTATTAATCAGTATTTGTATGACGATTTAGGATTTATAGGGAATCAGAAAGATTATTACGACCCACGCAATAGTTTCTTCAATGAGGTAATTGACCGTCGAGTGGGTATTCCGATTACTTTAGCTTTAGTTTATCTGGAGATTGCCCAAAGGATTGATTTTCCAATGGAGGGGGTGGGATTACCGGGACATTTCCTCATCCGTCCAGCTATCTCTGATATGGAGATTTTTGTGGATGCGTTTAATCGTGGTGAGGTGATGTTTGCCCAAGATTGCCAAGACAAGCTAAATCAAATGTTTAAGGAATCGGTGAATTTGCGCCCGGAATTTTTGGCTAGAGTTAGCAAGCGGCAGTTTTTGGCAAGGATGTTGACGAACCTAAAATATATTTACCTGAGACAGCAGCAATTAGAAAAAAGCTTAGGTGTCGTTGAGAGAATTTTATTATTGTTTCCTGAGGCAACTTCAGAATTGCGCGATCGCGGTTTACTCTACTACCAACTAGGTTACTATCCTCAAGCTACCAATGACCTAGAAACCTACCTAGCAAATGTTCCCAACGCCGAAGATGCGGTAACTATCAAGCGGTTATTGGGAGAGATGAAGTGA
- the apcA gene encoding allophycocyanin subunit alpha — MSIVTKSIVNADAEARYLSPGELDRIKSFVAGGQQRLRIAQALTDNRERLVKQAGDQLFQKRPDVVSPGGNAYGQEMTATCLRDLDYYLRLVTYGIVAGDVTPIEEIGVIGVREMYKSLGTPIEAVGEGVRALKNAASTLLSAEDAAEAGSYFDYVVGALQ; from the coding sequence ATGAGTATCGTCACGAAGTCCATCGTGAATGCTGATGCAGAAGCCCGCTACCTCAGCCCTGGCGAATTAGATCGGATCAAGAGCTTCGTTGCTGGTGGCCAACAACGCCTCCGCATTGCTCAAGCTTTGACCGACAACCGCGAACGTTTGGTTAAGCAAGCTGGCGACCAATTGTTCCAAAAGCGCCCTGATGTTGTTTCTCCTGGTGGTAACGCTTACGGTCAAGAAATGACAGCTACCTGTCTGCGTGACCTAGACTACTACCTCCGTCTTGTTACCTACGGAATTGTTGCTGGCGACGTTACTCCTATTGAAGAAATTGGTGTAATCGGTGTTCGTGAAATGTACAAGTCCCTCGGCACTCCTATTGAGGCAGTTGGTGAAGGCGTACGTGCATTGAAAAATGCTGCTTCCACCCTTCTGTCTGCTGAAGATGCTGCTGAAGCTGGCTCTTACTTTGACTACGTAGTAGGTGCGTTGCAGTAG